The following coding sequences are from one Pseudomonas mendocina window:
- a CDS encoding multidrug efflux RND transporter permease subunit, protein MPQFFINRPVFAWVIALFIVLFGVIAIPQLPIARYPSVAPPSVTLYATYPGATPQTLNDSVVSLVERELSGVKNLLYFESSVDTSGTAQITATFKPGTDAELAQVDVQNRIKAVEPRLPQAVRQNGVQVESAASGFLMMVGMTSPNGQYDEVALNDYLARNIVQELRRIEGVGRVQLFGAEQAMRVWVDPNKLTAYGLTMNELAQAIEQQNAQIAPGRVGDEPAVPGQRLTVPLTVQGQLSTPEQFAAVVLRAGADGAKVVLGDVARVELGAQSYGFSNRENGVAATSAAIQLSPGANAVRTASAVRERLAELASSMPAGMAYSVPFDTAPFVKVSIEKVIYTLFEAMVLVFLVMFLFLQNLRYTLIPAIVAPIALLGTFAVMLLAGFSINSLTMFGMVLAIGIIVDDAIVVVENVERLMVTQGLSPKEATLQAMREITGAVIGITLVLTAVFIPMAFGSGSVGVIYQQFTLSMAVSILFSAFLALTLTPALCATLLRPVSADHHEKRGFFGAFNRGFERLTASYGARVARLVGRSGRMMAAFAVLCAVLVVAAAQLPSSFLPEEDQGYFMTSIQLPTGATSERTLDVVKAYEAHVASRPGLDANMVVLGFSFAGSGPNAAMAFTMLKDWDQRNGATAAEEAALAQQAMADNVEGTVMSLMPPAIDELGTSSGFTLFLQDRANRGEAALLAAQARLLELAAQSEVVSDVYPDGLPPGESIRLEIDRQKAEAMGLSFASVSSTLSAAMGSLYVNDFPNAGRMQQVILQADASARMQLDDVLGLRVRNASGGMVALREVVTPVWSESPQQMMRFQGFPAVRIAGGAATGVSSGAAMAEMERLVAQLPQGFAVAWTGQSLQERQSAAQAPLLMLLSALVVFLVLAALYESWSIPLSVMLVVPLGLLGAVAAVMLRGMPNDVFFKVGMITIIGLSAKNAILIVEFARQLHAEGRTLIDAAVTAARLRLRPILMTSLAFTLGVVPLMLASGASAETQHAIGTGVFGGMLSGTLLAVFFVPAFFVFVMGLQERFQSWRAQRTASVPQLGEDK, encoded by the coding sequence ATGCCGCAGTTTTTCATCAACCGCCCGGTGTTCGCCTGGGTCATCGCCCTGTTCATCGTGCTGTTCGGCGTCATCGCCATCCCGCAGTTGCCCATTGCCCGCTATCCGTCAGTGGCGCCGCCCTCGGTAACCCTTTACGCCACCTATCCGGGGGCCACGCCGCAGACCCTCAACGATTCGGTGGTGAGCCTGGTCGAACGGGAGCTGTCGGGGGTGAAGAACCTGCTGTACTTCGAATCCTCGGTGGATACCTCGGGTACCGCGCAGATCACCGCTACCTTCAAGCCGGGCACCGACGCAGAGCTGGCCCAGGTGGACGTGCAGAACCGCATCAAGGCGGTCGAGCCGCGCCTGCCCCAGGCCGTGCGGCAAAACGGTGTGCAGGTGGAGTCCGCCGCCTCGGGCTTTCTGATGATGGTCGGCATGACCTCACCCAACGGCCAGTACGACGAAGTGGCGCTGAACGATTACCTGGCGCGCAATATCGTCCAGGAACTGCGCCGCATAGAGGGCGTGGGGCGTGTGCAGCTGTTTGGCGCCGAGCAGGCCATGCGCGTCTGGGTCGACCCGAACAAGCTCACCGCTTACGGCCTGACGATGAACGAGCTGGCCCAGGCTATCGAGCAGCAGAACGCGCAGATCGCACCCGGTCGGGTCGGTGACGAGCCCGCCGTGCCAGGCCAGCGCCTGACCGTGCCGCTGACCGTGCAGGGGCAACTGAGCACGCCGGAGCAGTTCGCTGCCGTGGTGCTGCGCGCCGGTGCCGATGGCGCCAAGGTGGTGCTCGGCGACGTGGCACGGGTCGAGCTGGGCGCGCAGTCCTACGGCTTCTCCAACCGCGAGAACGGCGTGGCGGCGACCAGTGCCGCCATTCAGTTGTCACCGGGCGCCAATGCCGTACGCACCGCATCGGCCGTGCGTGAGCGCCTGGCCGAGCTGGCGTCGAGCATGCCGGCCGGCATGGCCTACTCGGTGCCGTTCGACACCGCGCCCTTCGTCAAGGTGTCCATCGAAAAGGTGATCTACACCCTGTTCGAGGCCATGGTGCTGGTGTTCCTGGTGATGTTCCTGTTCCTGCAGAACCTGCGCTACACGCTGATCCCGGCCATCGTCGCGCCCATCGCGCTGCTCGGCACCTTCGCGGTGATGCTGCTGGCGGGGTTTTCGATCAACTCGCTGACCATGTTCGGCATGGTGCTGGCCATCGGCATCATCGTCGATGACGCCATCGTGGTGGTGGAAAACGTCGAACGGCTGATGGTCACCCAGGGGCTTTCGCCGAAAGAAGCGACCCTGCAGGCGATGCGGGAAATCACCGGCGCGGTGATCGGCATCACTCTGGTGCTGACTGCCGTGTTCATCCCCATGGCCTTCGGCAGCGGTTCGGTGGGAGTGATCTACCAGCAGTTCACCCTGTCGATGGCGGTGTCGATCCTGTTCTCGGCCTTCCTCGCCCTGACCCTGACGCCGGCTCTGTGCGCCACGCTGCTGCGCCCGGTGAGCGCGGATCATCATGAAAAACGCGGCTTCTTCGGCGCCTTCAACCGTGGCTTCGAGCGCCTTACGGCGAGCTATGGGGCACGGGTGGCGCGCCTGGTCGGGCGCAGCGGGCGGATGATGGCAGCGTTCGCCGTGCTCTGCGCAGTGCTGGTCGTCGCGGCCGCGCAGTTGCCATCGTCCTTCTTGCCCGAGGAGGACCAGGGCTATTTCATGACTTCCATCCAGTTACCCACGGGCGCCACCAGCGAACGCACCCTGGACGTGGTCAAGGCCTACGAGGCGCATGTTGCCTCGCGTCCGGGCCTGGATGCGAACATGGTGGTGCTAGGCTTCAGCTTCGCCGGCTCCGGCCCCAACGCGGCCATGGCCTTCACCATGCTCAAGGACTGGGATCAACGTAATGGCGCCACGGCCGCCGAGGAAGCCGCGCTGGCGCAGCAGGCCATGGCCGATAACGTCGAAGGCACGGTGATGAGCCTGATGCCGCCGGCCATCGACGAGCTGGGTACCTCCTCGGGTTTCACCCTGTTCCTGCAGGATCGCGCCAATCGTGGCGAGGCCGCGCTGCTGGCGGCGCAGGCTCGATTGCTGGAGCTGGCGGCGCAGAGCGAGGTGGTCAGCGACGTCTACCCCGATGGCCTGCCGCCCGGCGAGAGCATCCGCCTGGAGATCGACCGGCAGAAGGCCGAGGCCATGGGGCTGTCCTTCGCGTCCGTGAGCAGTACTCTGTCGGCGGCCATGGGTTCGCTGTACGTCAACGATTTTCCCAATGCCGGGCGCATGCAGCAGGTCATCCTGCAGGCCGATGCCTCGGCGCGTATGCAACTGGACGACGTGCTCGGCCTGCGCGTGCGCAACGCCAGCGGCGGCATGGTGGCGCTGCGCGAAGTGGTGACGCCGGTGTGGAGCGAGTCGCCGCAGCAGATGATGCGCTTCCAGGGTTTTCCCGCCGTGCGTATCGCCGGTGGTGCTGCAACTGGTGTGTCCAGCGGTGCGGCGATGGCCGAGATGGAGCGCCTGGTGGCGCAGTTGCCGCAGGGCTTCGCCGTGGCCTGGACGGGGCAGTCGCTGCAGGAGCGCCAGTCGGCGGCGCAGGCGCCGCTGCTGATGCTGCTCTCGGCGCTGGTGGTGTTCCTGGTGTTGGCGGCGCTCTACGAGAGCTGGTCGATCCCGCTGTCGGTGATGCTGGTGGTGCCGCTGGGCCTGCTTGGTGCGGTAGCTGCGGTGATGCTGCGTGGCATGCCCAACGATGTGTTCTTCAAGGTGGGGATGATCACCATCATCGGCCTGTCGGCGAAGAACGCCATTCTCATCGTCGAGTTCGCCCGCCAGTTGCATGCCGAGGGGCGCACGCTGATCGACGCCGCCGTGACCGCTGCGCGCCTGCGCCTGCGGCCGATCCTGATGACCTCGCTGGCCTTCACCCTCGGTGTGGTGCCGCTGATGCTCGCTTCCGGCGCCAGCGCCGAAACCCAGCATGCCATCGGCACCGGGGTGTTCGGCGGCATGCTCAGCGGCACCCTGCTGGCGGTGTTCTTCGTGCCGGCCTTCTTCGTGTTCGTGATGGGGCTGCAGGAACGCTTCCAGAGTTGGCGCGCACAGCGCACCGCCAGTGTGCCGCAGCTCGGTGAGGATAAATGA